ACAGTTCACCCATGATGATGTATTTATCAAACTCATCTGTAGAGATTTGTCCGCTGGCGTTGAGTATACCGAGAGCTAGTGGTAAATCGTATGCACTGCCTTCCTTGCGTAGATCAGCTGGGGAGAGGTTAATTATTAACTTTTTACCCGGCATTTTATAGCCCACATTTGAAAGTGCGGCGGTGATACGGTAGGAACTTTCGCTTATAGCTTTATCGGGAAGCCCTACGAGGTGATAACCTATTCCCGTTGCGCTATTCACTTCGACAGTTATGGTTGTTGCTTCCACGCCAAAAACGGCGCTTCCATAAACTTTGGTCAGCATAGAAAATTATTTATGCCTAAATGTAAACAAGAAATTTTACTTAGTCACCTGTTAAGGATTTCATCAGTAATGCTTGACTTAGCTAAAGTCTCTTGAAAATCAAGTTAAATGAAATTGAAGTAAACGCCTTGCTAGACTAGCTATACCTATTTTTAAGCATGGAAAATATTTTAGTAGCAGGTGCCACAGGTACTACAGGAAGACAAGTCGTGGATTTTTTGAGCAAATCACAATATTATAATCCTATCGCTATGGTGCGTAAGGAAGAACAGAAAGCCGAATTTCAAGCAAAACAAGTCGATTGTGTCCTCGCCGATCTAGAGGATGATGTTACCCCAGCATTTCAAGGTAGTAAGCCCATTGATAAAGTTCTTTTTGCCGCTGGATCTGGAGGTAAAAAGGTGGTAGAAGTAGACCGAGAAGGTGCTAAGAAATTGGTTGATGCTTCCAAAACAAACAACATACGCAAATTTGTGATGTTGAGTTCTATGGGAGCTGATAATCCTGAACAGGCCGATGATCTCAAGGAATATCTCAAAGCAAAACACAACGCTGATGAATACCTAAAAAATAGCGGTCTTAATTACAGTATTGTACGTCCAGGTTCTTTGACAAATGAAGAATTGACCAACAAAATCAAGTTGGACAAGAATCTTGGCGAAATGGGAGAAATAAGTCGTGCCAATGTCGCTCAAACACTCACCAGAGCATTAAGTGATGATGTAGCAAATAAACAAACCTTTGAAATTTTGGATGGTGATACTTTGATAGGGGAAGCTCTTGATAAAGTCTCTACCGATTGATTTAAGCAAATTTGATATTGAAAAGAGATCAGCATTTGCTGGTCTTTTTTTTGTTGTTTGCCCTCGCACGCTTTGCAAAAGCGCGCGACATGGTAAAAGCGTGCGGCGTGGGACAATTGTATTAAATCCAGACGTTATCGATTGGGATGGAAGTTTGGATAGTGATAATTTTATGGCGTGGTCTATGTCTCAACCAGTTCCTCTTATAGCTTTTATTAGTTTGATGATTTCCCGATTAACATTTTTTCTTTTCGTATCATTAAGGATGCAATAGGTAAGCATAACCAAAAAGACAAAACCTAAAAAACTAAAGAAAAGGGTTTTTATAATTAGAAATACTTCAATGACTATATTGCCAAGAGACAATAAGATCATATTAAATCCAAATTCACTTGTGAAAACGGAGGTGTAGATAAACTCATACATAACTTCATAAATTTGTTTGTGTGGCGCAAAGCAGTAAATGTAATTATTTGTAACAATTCTAAATAATACAATAACTTACTAGTTTTCAACATGCTTTGTCAATATCTAAAATTGTTTATAATCATAACATCTATCTCCAAATCGCAAAAAGACGTCTTAAAAATTCACCTGAACCAGCAAACAGATCTAAAGCGTGTAACTACTTCATACAATGATCACTCAATTGTCTGAAAACAAAAAGTACAAGCAATTTTAACCTGTAACTATCTGTTAATCAAATTATAATACATTATTAGTTCAAGACGAACCTTTGATTGTGGACACTTTGTCCATTTAGCTTAAGCGTTCTTAAACAAAACTAGAAAGCCGATTTTGATTTTGCTTGAACTTAGATATTTATACTGTTTTCTTCACTTATGCTTTGTAAGAATACATGGTTAATTGGCTGAAAACAAATATGATATATAAATTTAGTACATATGTACTACAAATTTTTTAGGATAATATCGATTAAGTGCATTTACCAAATGAAGCCAAGCAATAAAAGAACTTCTATACAATTATTGCAACATGTTTTTTTACTTCACAATCCCAATATGATACTTTGATAGGAGAAGCTCTTGATAAGGTTTCAGCCTAAAAGATTTCAATCTTTAAAACTACAAACGGTCAGCATATTGCTGACCGTTTGTAGTTTTGAGATAATGTGAGAAACTTACTTCTTCTCCTCACGATTGAAATAAACGAGGTAGTAATACATCTGGCGTTCCTCGTCCCAGCCTTTCTCGATGAATTTTTCTGCGCTGTCGCTGTTGGTAAAGTCCATTTTGATTTGAACGTGGGTGTCGAGGTTGATCACGCTCTTAATGCCCTTTCTAGCCGCGGTCACGGCCGTATTTGAGATAGGGAAGGAGCTCACGTCTTCAATGCTGTATTTGGGGCCTTTCTCAACTTTGTAATTCTTGAACTCGGGTATGAGTTCTGGATTTTCTAATGTCTCATTTAAGAATACCGTTTCTTCAAAATCGTCATTCTTCGCAAAGTGGTTCACCGCACGGTTCATGAACATTACCTCTTCTTTTTTGTCCTCGGCTGGTAGGACGACTTCTTTGGCAAAATCCTGACAGAATTTGAGGTATTTCTTAGTGAAAAAGTTCTCGTCCTCAAAAACATCAACACCCAAAAAGCTCTCCAGCCAGTATTTTGCATCATAGCGGTTGCTGTCTACTGATAGGATCTTATAGCCCGATTCTTCTTCAACATTAAAAATGATGGCACCTTTGTCCAGTTTGTTAAGATTCACACCTTGCTGCAGGATCATGCGTAAATCGTCTTCACGTTCCTCAAACTGCAAAAATTCTTGCTTGATCTCGCTTTTGAATATCCCGACGGCGTCCACCTTATTGTTGTCCACCATCAGGTTTTCTAGATGACAGACGTATATCTCACCACTTCGTATGTGTGGATGATCTGACTGTTGATAGAGGTGTTTGGCAATCTTTTTACTCGTATCCAGCAGAGAAGCTGGTGTGTTAAATATCGCTTTCGCGAAAGCGTACATCTCATGAAACTCCAAGTCTTCTTCATGGTGAAAGCTGTAATAAGCCTCCTCCTTAGAGCGGAAGGGTTTCAAGAAATACTCCTTGAGTAGCGAGTGCATCTCATCGTCCAGCGGTGTGGTGTTGCTGGAGGTAAGCAATAGCTCGCCTTTATTCTTATTGCCCACGCGGTGGATGGCGAGGTTTTCAATGCGGGTATTGAATAGATTGATCATAGTCTAATAGAGGTCGTCGTAGTTGTCAAAGTTTTCTTCGTCATAGTAATCTTCTTCATCGTCATCGCCTTCATCATCATCGTGAAAACGAGGATCTGCTTCAAACTCCTTGTCTGGTGGGGAGTCAGGCAACTCTCCCATGGAAAATATCACCTGAGGGTAGGCGATTCCATCAGTCGGGCCTACGATCTCAGCAAGTTCTACAAGAAAGGTCCACATGCTCAAAAAGTCGTAGACGTAGATCAGGCGCGTATCTTTCTTGCTTAAAACATCTTGGATCTTAGTTTCGGCCATCTTCTGAACCGGATTCAATCCCTCGCTCATGTCAAATAGGCAATACTCTTGACCTTGATTCCATTCTTCATCGCTGGAATAGAAGCTTGCCATCTCATCTCCCTGCAATTGAAAGGATTGCGTGATCACGTTATGAAAGTCCTCAAGCGTACTGTCGCCTTCTATTTCTATGTCTCGGAGGCAGTCGTTTGCCGCGTCCAGCAGCACCCTCAATCTATAGATCATATAGTCTGTTTTTTTAGGATTGCAAAGGTAATGAATGGTGAATTCAGAATTCAGAATTCAAAGTTTTTGAATTTGTTATCTCTTAAGTTTATATAATAGACACTTTCAAGATTATTCAATTCCCTCTCAGTCGAAGAGTGTTGGGGTGAGGTAACGGTTCTTGTATCAGCGAAGTAGCAGTTTTCTCCTACGTACTTTCTAGCTTAAAACTTACCTTTGATTTATTCGTTTTCTTTTGTTTCTGAACCACCACCGCTATTACGTTTTATACGGTATTGTGCCTAGCGCTGTACGTATGGCCCAAGAAACTTATCCCCATTGAAATGCACCAAATGGTCGGGATTGTCAGCTATCCAGACTTCCGTTTCCCAAGCGATATCTGCAATATACTGACGGAATTTTTTTCTGTCAAGAAATGCTGTCACATAGACTATGTCCGCTTTACATTTTTCTGTTAATTTTTGTAACTGTATCAGCCTAAGTTCGCTAATTGGCCCAGATGAATGAACAGCTTCAATTAAGTATATCCAATTTTTCCGCTTTGAATATGCTATGACATCAGGTAATTCGTCGTGTGAAATCTCGAAGAAATTCAATTCTTCTAATTTTTCAGTCTCCAAATAGAGATATTTGTTAGAAGTGTCTCCTACATAATAGACCTCTGCATCAAATCCGTATCTCGGTAAAAAGTCTTCGATTATCGCTTTCTGTAAATCGTTATGTTTTCCTGCGGAAAATACCAGTTCTCCTCCAGAAGGTAACGTTACATTAACCTTGGCAAGCTGTCGCTCTCGCTTTAACTTTTTGCGTAATGGCTCAATGCTTTCTAACTTCTTTTCAACAAGACTTTGCCAATTGCTTGTGCCGTAAAGTCTTAAAAGTTCTGCATAAACTGGATTGATCGAATAACCGCGAGTTGAGTCATTTGTGGCTGAATTTGGGCTGGATTGAAGAACAACCTGTGCAACAGTAAGAAGTTTTAAATCCTTTCTGCGTATATCATCATATGAACCAGAGCTGATGTTCTCTCCAAAATGCTCATTTACGTACTCAATTATACCCCTTGTTTTTAGAGCATACCCTGAATTCAAGTCTCTTACTGATCTAAAATGATTGATATCCTTAATGTCGCCGCAAGCAAGAAAAGCTATAGCCATTCTTTCAAGACGTCTAGGTGTATTTTCAACTGGAATACCGAAGCAATCTAGTATGTGAAGTGTCGTGTTTATCAGTTCCTGAACTTCCTTGGTTTTTTCTCTATAAGTTCTGGATTTATCTGGACTGATATATTGCTTCATTCTCAAATAGTTTGAATTGTTGGTTTTCTGTAATAAGATATGTTTGTTCGTTGGATAAATAGTTTTTCACATTCTTGGCCAAATGAAAGGCAAAGTATGGTGCAACCGCATTACCTATTTGGTAAAATTGGTTAGTTTCTGTGCCAACGAATGTAAACCAATCAGGGAAACTTTGAAGTCTAGCAGCTTCACGAACGGTTATTCTTCTTCTTCTGCCGTCTTTTAGCCTAACTCTATGCATATCACCCGTAGCACCAGCTAAATTTCTACAGGTCAAAGTTCGGGCAGGTCTATTTAGATATAGGTCTCTTGGATTTATACATTTGGATGCTTTCTCATATTTGGCAACATATTCATCCATTGATTTAGTAAAAAACTTAGAATTATCATTGAATTGAAAAGCCAATTCTCCTAGGGCTTCACCAGCTGTTACTTTTCTATTAATTTTCTTTGGAAGTCTGTTTCGCTTTTTCGTGCCTAGTACAATGACCCTTTCCCTGTTTTGAGGAACTTCATAATCTTTTGCATTTAACAATGCATAATTTATGAAATAACCGAGGTTTTCAAGTTCGTCAATTACCTCTTTGAGATACCATTTGTTTTTGTAAAGCATTCCACGAACATTTTCAAAAAGAAGAACCTCTGGGTCAATTTGTTGGATGGCAGATAAAAAAATCGGAAACCCGTCACGGGAATCTTTAAGTCCAAGTTGTTTTCCACCAACGCTAAATGGTTGGCAAGGTGGTCCACCGATAACTATATCAGCCTTTGGATATTCAGTATCGGTCGCTAACTTTTGTTGGAAGCATTTTCCTAATAAGTTTTTGTTGTAGGTTTTGGTAGCGTTTTCATCCATTTCATAACCAATGGTTTTAAATCCATTGGCCTCAAATCCAAGAGAGAGCCCACCACAGCCTGCAAATAAATCTAGTACCGTCTTATCTAAATCAGTATCAATCCAAGGCTTTAGTTTTTCATTTATTTCTTCCCAATATTTCATTGGTTAAAGGTACGAATTTTAGTGTTTTTTCCGAGTGTTCTAGCATTAGGCACAACGTACTCCTTTATTATATCTCTACGGTTTAGAGACCTATTAAAATGCCATGAAAGAAACGCTAACAATATGCAATTAAATGATCAATCGATCCTTGTTGCAGATCCCTTATAAATCTGATCGCGACCCGACTGGCGGAATTCAAAATCATAGGAATCTTTTTCGGTACGCATGATTTTAAATAGGTAAGCGCGGCTTTCTGCGTTAGTTTCAGGATTGATAGGGATGATACGCCACTCGCACTCGTTGATCCATTCCACTCGGCTCGTGTCAGTAACTCCTTCAAAGGTTTCAATTTGCAAACTATCTGTTCTTGTGAAAGTAGTGGTTAGAAGTTTACCACCCGATTCTTGTGTCCATTCAAAGCTACCGGTTCTGAAATCAGAACATTCCCTAGGATTTTCATAACAACTCGCTG
This genomic interval from Nonlabens spongiae contains the following:
- a CDS encoding SDR family oxidoreductase gives rise to the protein MENILVAGATGTTGRQVVDFLSKSQYYNPIAMVRKEEQKAEFQAKQVDCVLADLEDDVTPAFQGSKPIDKVLFAAGSGGKKVVEVDREGAKKLVDASKTNNIRKFVMLSSMGADNPEQADDLKEYLKAKHNADEYLKNSGLNYSIVRPGSLTNEELTNKIKLDKNLGEMGEISRANVAQTLTRALSDDVANKQTFEILDGDTLIGEALDKVSTD
- a CDS encoding DNA cytosine methyltransferase; translated protein: MKYWEEINEKLKPWIDTDLDKTVLDLFAGCGGLSLGFEANGFKTIGYEMDENATKTYNKNLLGKCFQQKLATDTEYPKADIVIGGPPCQPFSVGGKQLGLKDSRDGFPIFLSAIQQIDPEVLLFENVRGMLYKNKWYLKEVIDELENLGYFINYALLNAKDYEVPQNRERVIVLGTKKRNRLPKKINRKVTAGEALGELAFQFNDNSKFFTKSMDEYVAKYEKASKCINPRDLYLNRPARTLTCRNLAGATGDMHRVRLKDGRRRRITVREAARLQSFPDWFTFVGTETNQFYQIGNAVAPYFAFHLAKNVKNYLSNEQTYLITENQQFKLFENEAIYQSR
- a CDS encoding nucleoid-associated protein; this translates as MINLFNTRIENLAIHRVGNKNKGELLLTSSNTTPLDDEMHSLLKEYFLKPFRSKEEAYYSFHHEEDLEFHEMYAFAKAIFNTPASLLDTSKKIAKHLYQQSDHPHIRSGEIYVCHLENLMVDNNKVDAVGIFKSEIKQEFLQFEEREDDLRMILQQGVNLNKLDKGAIIFNVEEESGYKILSVDSNRYDAKYWLESFLGVDVFEDENFFTKKYLKFCQDFAKEVVLPAEDKKEEVMFMNRAVNHFAKNDDFEETVFLNETLENPELIPEFKNYKVEKGPKYSIEDVSSFPISNTAVTAARKGIKSVINLDTHVQIKMDFTNSDSAEKFIEKGWDEERQMYYYLVYFNREEKK
- a CDS encoding IS1096 element passenger TnpR family protein — encoded protein: MIYRLRVLLDAANDCLRDIEIEGDSTLEDFHNVITQSFQLQGDEMASFYSSDEEWNQGQEYCLFDMSEGLNPVQKMAETKIQDVLSKKDTRLIYVYDFLSMWTFLVELAEIVGPTDGIAYPQVIFSMGELPDSPPDKEFEADPRFHDDDEGDDDEEDYYDEENFDNYDDLY
- a CDS encoding BsuBI/PstI family type II restriction endonuclease, giving the protein MKQYISPDKSRTYREKTKEVQELINTTLHILDCFGIPVENTPRRLERMAIAFLACGDIKDINHFRSVRDLNSGYALKTRGIIEYVNEHFGENISSGSYDDIRRKDLKLLTVAQVVLQSSPNSATNDSTRGYSINPVYAELLRLYGTSNWQSLVEKKLESIEPLRKKLKRERQLAKVNVTLPSGGELVFSAGKHNDLQKAIIEDFLPRYGFDAEVYYVGDTSNKYLYLETEKLEELNFFEISHDELPDVIAYSKRKNWIYLIEAVHSSGPISELRLIQLQKLTEKCKADIVYVTAFLDRKKFRQYIADIAWETEVWIADNPDHLVHFNGDKFLGPYVQR
- a CDS encoding DNA topoisomerase IV, which produces MRFMILIVLIFATASCYENPRECSDFRTGSFEWTQESGGKLLTTTFTRTDSLQIETFEGVTDTSRVEWINECEWRIIPINPETNAESRAYLFKIMRTEKDSYDFEFRQSGRDQIYKGSATRID